Within Bacteroidota bacterium, the genomic segment GTGATTGTTTTAATAGGTGCCGGGGGCTTTTCTCAAACTGCTCCCGGTTTTTTTATTTTAATACAATTAGTTTTTTTACTTCAACTACCCGATTATCCATTACCACATTTACCAGATACATTCCACTTTCTAAATTATTTATTGAGTAAGAGAAATTGTTAATTCCTGTATTCAATATTTCCTGTTTTGTTTCTAATACTGTTGCACCTTTAGTATCCTTCACAATTAAATACATCGGATATGCTTGTTCTGCTTGAATAGCAATTTGCATTGTATTGCTTACCGGATTTTGCAGAGTAATATCAGCATGCAACAAATTTTCCTGAATTGAAACCGGAGCAGGTAATAATGTATCCTGATAAATTACCTGAGTAACTGTTTCAAATCCTAACAGTGCTTGTGTATTTATTTGTAAAACAGGAATTCCCATATCCGGACTAAGCCATCTGTATTCATGAGAAGTATATGAAATTGGAATTTCAAAACCGGAATATTCAAACACATCACTCACTGCAATTTCGCAATGCAAACGCACGGTTTCAAATTCACCGAATGGTGTAATTACAGTTCCCCATCCATCCGCATCACAAGTGCGTTCTTTTTCTTCTGCCCAGGAGCCATAACCAGGAATGCCGAAAGTGAAACTGGAATTGCTGTTATAATCACTTCCATACGTTATTGGAAATTCATAGACTTTATCCGGCGAATCATAAGCTGCGGGTAATGGAATTCCTTCCACTGTTCCTGCAAAACCTTTTATTGCAAGTTCAGAACCCGAGCGATTATAAAAATTAAAAATATCTTCTATTGAAAATAAATCAGATGAGATTACTTGTGCGGATTCTTCGGCGATGTTTGAAACAAACCATAATAGAAAATAAGCAACATTAGTTTCGGTAGGCTCCAACCACACCACAGAATCTTGTGTGACTGGTGTAAGAAAATTATAATTCCAAACAATATTTTCTCCTGTATAATCTAAAGAATAATCTTCCAGTGGATTTCCATTACTCACCACATAAATATCTCCGGCATCTGCAATATCATCTACGGTTAAAGTAATCGCTGTTTGCGCAAATAATATTGAACTCAGGAAACAAGCATAAATAAATAGAGAAAAGATTTTTTTCATATTGCAATTAATTATTGACATCAAAATTCGATTAAATTTACCGTATGCCAACAGGAAAGATATTTTATTTTACATTATTAATGATGTTACTGCAAAGTTGTGTATCACAAATACCTGCTAAATACAATGGCTATTTAGTAAATAGTACGCAAGCAATTTTAGTAACTGCTTCAGGAATTCAATCAAATGGTGAGTTGATATTTTATGAAAGAGAAACCGTGAAAGATAAATGGAAGAAACAATTCAGTTTTCCTGTTCAAATTGGACGGAATGGATTTGCAACAGATATTGTTTTTGATACAACAGCAACAATTACAAAACAGGAAGGTGATGGTTGTTCACCGGCAGGTGTATTTACTTTAGGATCTGTTTTTAGTTATCATGCAATGGAAAATTTAAAAATGCCTTTTCAGCAAGTGAATAAAAATTATTTATGTGTGGATGATGTACAATCAGAATATTATAACAGATTAATTAATACAGATACAATTACAAATCAGGATTGGAATAGTTTTGAATTTATGCAGCGCAACGACTTGCAATATGAATATGGTATTTGGGTAAATTATAATGCAGAAATTATAATTTCAGGAAATGGCTCTTGTATTTTTCTGCATGTTTGGAAAGATGAAAACTCTCCCACTTCCGGATGTACTGCCATGCAAAAAGAAAATCTATTACAATTGATTTATGCTTTGGATGAGAAAAGGAAACCGATGTTGATTCAAGAGAAGATTGATTATTGAAAGGCTATTGGCTATTGGCAAAAAAACTTAGACCATTGACTTTTTAAAATTGACAATTGACAGTGGACAATAAAAAAAACTTAGACTATTGACTATTGAAAAAAAAAGTTTCGGGTTTCGAGTTTCATGTTCCGTGTTGTCTGTACTATGATTTATTTAATTTTTTGATAACTATGATTAAAAATAAATACTGATATATAATCATAGTATTCATGTAATCATTTTAATCAAAGTTCAGACAATTAAAAAGTATCAACAAATAAATCATCATTGATTACTCATTAATTGGCTATTGGCCGTTAGCTATTAGCTTTTGACTTTTTAAAATTGACAATTGACAGTTGACAGTTGACAATGAAAAAACTCATCACTGATTATTGATTACTGATTACTCATCACTCATTTTTTTACCCAATACCCGATACTCAATACCCACTAATTCTCATCTCAAAACTGTAACATTTCCTCTTTTTATTTTTATTCCATCGTTGCCGGGGAGTGAATATTTAATTATGTACATATATACTCCTGAATTTACTTTTTGATTTTCATATGTTCCATCCCAACCATCAAAAACATTTTCTGTGTTAAACATCATCTCACCCCAACGATCGTAAATAAGAAAACTTTGTAATTGAATAAATTTTTGAGAGATCATAAATACATCATTTATTCCATCGCCATTTGGTGTAAATGAGTTGGGCATAAATATTTCCTCCGGCAGATTATTAACTGTGATGTTGTAAGTACATACTACTTCGCAACCGTTTTCATTTGAAACTGTATTGGTATATTGTATAAACGGTATTGCAGGATTTGTGAGTGCATCTGCACAATCTGAACAGCTTAAATACTCTGTTGGCTGCCATTGATAAAATGCTCCTTCTGCACAGGACTCTAACAATATAAACTCTCCGAAATTCATATCTAAATTTTGCGTGACGGCCTCCCCTTCAGGCATTTCATTTACTGTAATGTATTGCACAAGAGTATCGCTACCGGCAGGATTAGTAGTAATTAAAGTAATAGGAAAAATACCAGTAGTATCATAACATATTTCCGGAGGCTGCTCGCCATTCCATTCCGGCGGACTGCCCGATGTAAATGTCCATTGCCATGTTGTGGGTGCATACGATGATGTACTATTAGTATTAAAACAATCATCCATGCATATTTCATTGGAGAAATTAAAATTGGATATGGGGGGACAATATTCAACTGTAATAAGAGGGAGATTTTGAAAATAGGCGGTATCATAAATATCATCTTCGGCGCCAACATATAAAGAAACATTAAATAACCCAATATTATTATAAACTACTGAAGGGCTTTTTTCAAAAGTGGTATCCGGAATTCCCCCGTCAAAATACCATAACCAAAAGGATGGCTCCCATTCAGTATCAGAAAAAAAAGTTGCTGTATCACCAGCGCAAATAGTAACATTGCTATAATAAGGAACAGTATCACCTTTATATACCACAAAAAATGTTTGATACAGTTCTTGACTATAAATATTTGAAGCAATAAGGCTATTCAGAATTACAGCAAAAAATATTTTCATAATCTAAAAACGCAGCCATGCATTTTTAACATGGCTGCATTTTGTTTTTAATTATTGTTTAATAAAAGCTTTTGTTTGTGTGGTGTTTCCATTTGTAAACTTGCATAGATAAATTCCTTCAGGTAAATTACCAATATCGGCATTCAGTTTATAATTGGAATTTGCTTCATAACCTTTATCCGAAATTCGATTAATAATATTTCCCTGCATATCGTAAATCTCAATTACAATATCAGATGACCGGGTTACGCTAAAGGCAATTGTAATAACATCATTTGCCGGGTTTGGAAATATATCAAAATCAAATAAATTTTCTTCAGCGCCAAATCTGCAATCTGTATCTGTATTTGCAAACCAACCTGTTTTACTATAAGAACCACAATCACCTAATACAGTAAGTGTAACCTTATATCGCATGTTGGGATTATGATAAAAATAAACCGGATCGGCGGTACCTCCCAAATCCCAGTGTTGATATACATAAGACGGCAATGAAATAACGTTTAGCTCAGAAAGTGAGCAAATACTTCCCGGATCGTCCGACCCATCCACCACCGTTTTTACAAAAGTGCATGAACTGTTATACTCATCTATTTTTAAATAATATTCATTTATTGTTCCAGTACTGGATGTAGGATCAATTTGAGGTGTAACCTGACAAACGGAAGGTGCTGTAGCGCAACTTGTGCCGGGTGTAATAGTAGAACCTCCAATATCATTTAAAAATTTAAAATCAGCCAGCGCAGTTGTGCTGCTTGTTAACTTGATACACCTTTCGAAATAACCTGTTCCGCAATCGTTTTTAACTTCAAGCTTAATTTTATACCAACCTGCATTAGCACTGTTAGTAAATTGACCTGAAAAAATACTATGCATATCTATTGCAGAAGGATTCCCGGTATACCAAGAACTAGCAAGTGAAGATCCTATTGGTCCGCCACAATCAGAAGTATATTTAGTATAGGATACTCTATACTCATCAATATTTCCAGTGCTCAAATCATTTAAAACAAACGATCCGCAAGTATAAACATCCACTGGCCCACCACCGCATAGGGAACTTGTTAAACCGTTTACATTAAAATTTGCAACAGGTGCATCGTCAATAAATACCTCGTTCACTGTTTTTCTGTTGCCCCAAGTACTTCCATACCATCCTGTAGTTCCGCAGCAGCCATTAGTAACTCTTGTTTCTGCCAATACCGTAGCATAATAGTAGTAGCTGGTACCCACTGTAAATACAGCCGAATCTTTTGGATAACTGCTGGGTGAAATTACTTGAGTTTGTGCAAGTGTACCTGTTCCGGTGGGAGTACTTCGTCTGTATAATTTTACCGTGGCTTTATACTGATGAGTTTGGCTGCAACCCCCATAAGAAGCTACAAAGTAATCCCAGTTTACCTTTAGGGTGGAAGGAGCACAATCTCCTCCGGTTATTTCAATAGTAAATTCACTCCAATCCATTCCAATCCAAGCGTAAGAGCATTGTGCATTTAATTGTGTGCTGAAGGCAGTGAGTATAATAATGATCGTTGTATATAATTTCGTTTTCATTGTATTTCATTTAAATTGTTAACTGAAACTGAGGAGTTAAGTGTTTTCGATAAAACGTAAATAAACAACTAAGGTGGATGTGTACTTTTTTCACAAAGTTTCATTAGACCTGAAAGACAAAAGTAGAATTTCTTGGGGGGGGGGGGTAATTACTATTTAAAATAATTTCCATTCGATAAAAGTCGTATAAATTTATTAGAAATAAAAATTTATTTTATCTTTTTATAAAAAAAATTTTCTACGTTTTGTTTCGAGTTTCAGGTTAAAAAAATTTCATCACTGATTACTCATCATTCATTTTTTTTATTCACTATTCACTGCTCACTCCACCACCAACTTCGCCGTATAAATTTTTCCTTGCGCAATTATTTTTGTGATATACATGCCGCTTTGCAATCCTAAAATTTTCACATCAACATCAAAACCTGTTACACCATTTTGCAGATTCACATTGTTAGAAACATACATTAATTTGCCTGTTAAATCATATAATTCTAACTGCGCATCAGCAGTATAAATAGTTTCAATTTCTATATGCACAATATCACTTGCAGGATTTGGATAAATAGTAATACCATTTTCTGTTGTTGCAATTCCATCGAAAACAGATTGAGGAATATCAGGTGTTGTTAATCGCACATCAGTATATAAACGATATTCACCCGGCGCCATATTTATACCATCTGTTGTTGTAGAAATATTTATTGAATCGCCAGTAAAATATTCATACCACCAACCTGTATGTTGAAAGTTTGGTAACACTGCATCTGCTGTTACTTGAAAATTTCCCAACACAGTTACATTCATTGCATCATCATTTAAATTAATTCTTTTTAAAGGACCTGTAACGGATAAAGTAAAGTCATCAGTACCAAATACATCATACGTTGTTTTCAGATTTGCAAGTGCTGCATAAATAGTATAAAGTCTATAGCGATTCGGGTCAGTAAAATAATCCCAACGCACAGGTTTCGGACAAACACGGCAACCAAAATCAATACTGTAATCATATCCCAACTCACCAAACATCCAAATCATTTTTGGTCCGGGAATAGTAAATAAAAATGTTGCTGCTTGTTCCATTCTTGCCAATGCAATATTTTGATCTTTACAATTATAATCCGGAATTGTGCTGTTGCCAAACGTTTCATTTTTATACATCAATCTTTCTTCATCATGACTTTCCATATACACAACTGCATGCGGATTATCCCAACCACGGGATATATAACTTGCCCAAAACAAACTGGAATTTCCTCCGGCATTTCCCCAACCCATTGCAGCTTCACCATAATTATAATTCATATTTCCCCACAATAAAAAACCATAATTTGCTAATTCTTTTTCTTCGGTGTTATCCGCAAAATGTTCGAGTATTAATATCGCATCTTCTTCAGTAGCAATCAGTGTATCATAAATTTCTTTCCATATTGCAATTCTGCTTGCATCATACGCACCCCATGCACCCACATCACCCAAAGTATTATTTTGTGTAAAACCTTTCGATAAATCAAATCGATAACCATCTACATTATATTCATTTAACCAATAAGTAAAAACTCTGTCTCTAAAATTTTTTGTCGCTTCGCTTTCATGATTAAAATCGTAGCCGACATTATAATCATGTTTAGCCACTGTATTAAAATAAGGGGATTCCGCAGACGGCGCATTTAATGCAGGATCCCACCACATACGCACAAGCGGACATTGACCGAAAGCATGATTCATTGCAATATCCAACAACACGGCAATTCCATTTTGATGACAGATATCTACAAACTCTTTAAACTTTGTTCGTGTACCATAATATTTATCAAGAGCAATAAAAAAACTTGGATTATAACCCCAACTATCATTGTTTTCAAATTCCATGATTGGCATTAATTCAATTGCATTTACACCAAGCGTTTTTAAATAATTAATTGTATCAATTAATGTTTGATAACTGCGCACGGATGCAAAGTCACGAACCAATAATTCATAGATAACTAAATCTTCAACAGCAGGTGGAGTAAATTCCGGAACCATCCAATCATATTCCGGTTGCGCCGTTTGAAAAACAGAAACAATTCCTGTAGAAACACCTGCGGGATATTCTAAATTTTCGGGATACACAGAAATTGGAATTCCACTATCCGCATTCGGGTCTAATATTTTTTCTGCAAGCGGATCTGCAACCCAAAGATTACCGTCAATTAAATATTGATATGCATATTCTTCTCCGGCAGTTAAGCCTGAAATTGTAATCCAGAAAGTAGCCATGTCGGTATCCACTTTCATATAATTATCTACACTCTCTTTCCAGTTATGAAATGTATTTACTGCAAACACATATTCTTTCAGCGGTGCATATAACACAAGCGTAACTGTATTGTCATCTACATAATTAATTCCCTGATGCAAATCGGTGGGTAATGCTTCAACTGTAACCGGAGGACGCACAAAATAATAGGCTGTATCTTCTTTTATTTCTGCACCAGATTTTGCCTTAATACGAATTACACCTTCACCATATTCTGTAGTAAGAAAATTATAATCTATACTGGAATCTTCCACAGAAGTAATCAGCACATCATTAATAAATAAAAACATGCTATCAACAAAAGTGGCAGCAGCAGAAATTGGAATAGATTCACCAAGCTCAACTAAATAAGGATCATAAGAAGGAGAAATAATTGACACATTTAATCCGGCATCATATACCTCAACAAATATATCAGAACCATCTGCTTCTCTACCCACAATACTTCCATCAGTATTGCGAAAAACAAATCCCATTCTGAAAATTGTATCCTCGGCATCCACACCATAAAAATCACGGATATGATATTTTATTTTATAAAGATTCTCACCAATTTCTGTCATCAATACTTCTTCATCGTAGGTTCCCCAATTGCCTTGCACATTCACCCAACTTGTAAATGAGGCGCTGTTATTTGTTACCACACCTGTATGCGCAAATATGGGTGGCGGCACATCGGTGAGGGCGCCATTGCCTTTTGTTGCATCAAAAATTATTGTAACCGAATCATCTGCATGCGGAAATATCGGAATAGTAGAAACTACTTGTGCAGATAATAGAGTGCTAAAAAATAGTGTAATAAAAAGTGCAGAAAATTTCATGATGTTATAAATCTTTAATTACTAAAATACTTCTAATCAATTTATAAGTAAGTCTTTGGTTTGTAAATATTATTTTGCTGAATCAATTATGTATATAAAAAGAAAACCCATCCCGATAATTTCGAGATGGGTTTTCTATAAAAGAATTAATTATTATAATTTAACAATGCTGCCGGAAGTAGCTTCAGCACCAGTTTGTAAGCGGTACATATAGTTACCTGCAGGAAGGTTATTACCATTCCAGTTTGCAACATGATTACCTGCACCTAAGTTGCCATTAATAAGAGTTGCAACTTGCGCACCCATCATATTGTAAATAGTTAATGTAACTTTTTCATTGCTTACTAAATTGAAAGCAATTTCTACATTAGATGTAAAAGGATTTGGTCCGATTGTGATATTAGAAATACCATCAATAGTATTTACACTTTGTGGAATTACTTTAGCAACGTTTGCACATTCGCAATCTGTAGAATATGAATCAGTACCTGCATCGTAAGTAGAAATAATATCTGCACCTTCATTTTTTCCTTCTAAGGTTCCATCTCCATTTCTGAAAACCATACCGATGAAGTTTACAGGAATACCACCTGTGTATCCTGCAGTAGCATAGTACTCATCTAATTGCAGTTCAATTTCCCAGATATCATCATCAGTTTCAGTCATTTCACCAATACCATCATCCATTCCCCAGTTGCCTACCACAGCTTCCCATGGACCTGCAACACCACCGCCACTATGGATATACACTTCACTTGCGGCACCGGCACCTAAGGCACCACTACCAATGTTTGCATTGTAAGTAATAGTTACAAGTTGGGCAAAGCTTGCTCCGGTAAGTATCATAAACAAGCTTAAGGTTGTAAGTAATTTTCTTTTCATAATTTTCTTTTTAGATTTTTTAAAATTGTAGAATAAAGGTAGAGAAACTTTTAATGCATAGCGGATTAATAAATTTTTTTAAAACTTTTTAACGGGAATATTTTACTTATAAATGAAAATCATTTTTCCAGAGCATCCATTGAATTCGTTTAGATAACACCTCTAAAGCCAAATATTGATGTAAGCCGAAGTCATTTGAGGATTAAAGGTGTGTCGGAATAACCGCCATAGCCTTGCTATTAATAGGAATTCTAATTTAATGGTTTGAAAAAATAATCATTACTTATATGATAGTAAATACTTAAACTTGCAGAGAAAACCGGAAGCTTATATTTTATAAGTCAAATCGGGGAAATCAATTCTTTAAAAATTTAAAACCAATATTCATGAGAAAAGTCTACTCAAGCTTTCAAAGAATTCTGCTGGTTTGCTTGTTATCAATTCCACTTATTGCTGCTGCTCAATCAGCCACATTACAAGGAAGAATAACGGATGAATTCGGAGAATCTTTAATCGGTGCCACCATTCTTTTAGAAGGTACATCAACGGGTACTGTTACCGATATGGATGGTAACTACATCCTAAGCGGAATAAATCCGGGAATCCACAATGTTGTATTTTCTTATGTGGGATATCTCACAACTATAGAGAGCATCACATTTGCTGCCGGTCAAACTGTTAACCGTTCTTTTATAATGAAGGAAGATGTAAATATTTTGGATGAAGCAGTTGTAATCGGATATGGTACAACGCAAACAAAAGACCTTACTGGTTCTGTTGTTGCAGTTACCACAAAAGATTTTGCCAAAGGAAATATTTCTACGCCGGAGCAATTAGTGCAAGGAAAAATTGCGGGTGTAAAAATTACTTCCAACAGTGGTATGCCAGGAGCGGGAAGTCAAATTCGTATTCGTGGTGGCTCATCTTTAAATGCGAGTAATGATCCTTTGATTGTGATTGATGGTGTGCCGGTTGACAATAGTTCTATCAATGGTGCATCCACTCCACTGAGTTTATTAAACCCAAATGATATTGAAAGTATTACTGTTTTAAAAGATGCATCTGCTGCCGCAATTTATGGTTCTCGTGCTGCTAACGGTGTAATGATTATCACTACCAAAAAAGGAAAAGCTTCTGATAAATTGCATGTGGATTTCAGTACCAATAATGGTGTTGCTCAGGTAACCGGTTATGTAGCTGTTCCTAACGGTGATGAGTTTCGTTCTTTGATAAATGAAAAGGGTTCTGTTTCTCAAAAAGAAAAATTGGGAACAGAAAATACCGACTGGCAAAAAGAGATTTATCATTTAGGATTTAATACCGATAATAATTTATCACTAACAGGTGGTATTAAAAATTTACCTTATCGTTTAGGAATGGAATATTATCATGAAGATGGAATTTTGCGCACTTCACAATTAGACAGAGTGGGTGTAACATTAAATTTAAATCCAACACTTTTCAATGATAATTTAAAGGTGGATGCCAACGCAAAATTTTATAATAATAGCAACACTTTTGCTGATCAAGGTGCTATAGGTTCTGCAGTAACTTTTGATCCTTCACAATCCGTGAATTCCGGTAATAGTGATTATGGTGGATATTTTGAATGGCTTGATCCCAACACCGGTGATCCAAATCAATTGGCTCCACGTAATCCGGTTGGATTATTAAATCAACGTGAAGATAAAAGCAAGGTGAACAGATTTATTGGAAATGTTTTACTTGATTATTCATTACCTGTATTACCTGAGTTACATGCATTCTTAAATCTCGGAACAGATATTTCAAATAGCAACGGAACTGTGTTTGTTCCTGCGGATGCAGCTTCGGCATATTTAAGAGGTGGCGTTGATAATGTGTATGAACAAAGTAAAAACAACAACTTATTAGAATTGTATTTTAATTATGCAAAAGATTTAAAATCAATTAAAAGTCGTTTTGATTTAACAGGTGGTTATTCCTATCAATATTGGGTTACAGAAAGTCCAGCGCAACCGGATATGAATGTTGCCGGCGATACAATTACGCCTCCGGGAATTCCATTTAAAACAGATAATGCATTGATCTCTTTTTATGGAAGATTGAATTATGTGTTTAATGAGAAATATTTATTGACAGCAACTTTGCGTGAAGATGGTTCTTCACGTTTTAGTCCGGATACTCGTTGGGGATTATTTCCTTCAGTAGCAGGTGCATGGAGAATAAGCGAAGAAAGTTTTATGCAGAATGCCGGTTCATTATCCTTTCTG encodes:
- a CDS encoding T9SS type A sorting domain-containing protein, encoding MKFSALFITLFFSTLLSAQVVSTIPIFPHADDSVTIIFDATKGNGALTDVPPPIFAHTGVVTNNSASFTSWVNVQGNWGTYDEEVLMTEIGENLYKIKYHIRDFYGVDAEDTIFRMGFVFRNTDGSIVGREADGSDIFVEVYDAGLNVSIISPSYDPYLVELGESIPISAAATFVDSMFLFINDVLITSVEDSSIDYNFLTTEYGEGVIRIKAKSGAEIKEDTAYYFVRPPVTVEALPTDLHQGINYVDDNTVTLVLYAPLKEYVFAVNTFHNWKESVDNYMKVDTDMATFWITISGLTAGEEYAYQYLIDGNLWVADPLAEKILDPNADSGIPISVYPENLEYPAGVSTGIVSVFQTAQPEYDWMVPEFTPPAVEDLVIYELLVRDFASVRSYQTLIDTINYLKTLGVNAIELMPIMEFENNDSWGYNPSFFIALDKYYGTRTKFKEFVDICHQNGIAVLLDIAMNHAFGQCPLVRMWWDPALNAPSAESPYFNTVAKHDYNVGYDFNHESEATKNFRDRVFTYWLNEYNVDGYRFDLSKGFTQNNTLGDVGAWGAYDASRIAIWKEIYDTLIATEEDAILILEHFADNTEEKELANYGFLLWGNMNYNYGEAAMGWGNAGGNSSLFWASYISRGWDNPHAVVYMESHDEERLMYKNETFGNSTIPDYNCKDQNIALARMEQAATFLFTIPGPKMIWMFGELGYDYSIDFGCRVCPKPVRWDYFTDPNRYRLYTIYAALANLKTTYDVFGTDDFTLSVTGPLKRINLNDDAMNVTVLGNFQVTADAVLPNFQHTGWWYEYFTGDSINISTTTDGINMAPGEYRLYTDVRLTTPDIPQSVFDGIATTENGITIYPNPASDIVHIEIETIYTADAQLELYDLTGKLMYVSNNVNLQNGVTGFDVDVKILGLQSGMYITKIIAQGKIYTAKLVVE
- a CDS encoding L,D-transpeptidase family protein, which produces MPTGKIFYFTLLMMLLQSCVSQIPAKYNGYLVNSTQAILVTASGIQSNGELIFYERETVKDKWKKQFSFPVQIGRNGFATDIVFDTTATITKQEGDGCSPAGVFTLGSVFSYHAMENLKMPFQQVNKNYLCVDDVQSEYYNRLINTDTITNQDWNSFEFMQRNDLQYEYGIWVNYNAEIIISGNGSCIFLHVWKDENSPTSGCTAMQKENLLQLIYALDEKRKPMLIQEKIDY
- a CDS encoding T9SS type A sorting domain-containing protein encodes the protein MKTKLYTTIIIILTAFSTQLNAQCSYAWIGMDWSEFTIEITGGDCAPSTLKVNWDYFVASYGGCSQTHQYKATVKLYRRSTPTGTGTLAQTQVISPSSYPKDSAVFTVGTSYYYYATVLAETRVTNGCCGTTGWYGSTWGNRKTVNEVFIDDAPVANFNVNGLTSSLCGGGPVDVYTCGSFVLNDLSTGNIDEYRVSYTKYTSDCGGPIGSSLASSWYTGNPSAIDMHSIFSGQFTNSANAGWYKIKLEVKNDCGTGYFERCIKLTSSTTALADFKFLNDIGGSTITPGTSCATAPSVCQVTPQIDPTSSTGTINEYYLKIDEYNSSCTFVKTVVDGSDDPGSICSLSELNVISLPSYVYQHWDLGGTADPVYFYHNPNMRYKVTLTVLGDCGSYSKTGWFANTDTDCRFGAEENLFDFDIFPNPANDVITIAFSVTRSSDIVIEIYDMQGNIINRISDKGYEANSNYKLNADIGNLPEGIYLCKFTNGNTTQTKAFIKQ
- a CDS encoding T9SS type A sorting domain-containing protein; this translates as MKRKLLTTLSLFMILTGASFAQLVTITYNANIGSGALGAGAASEVYIHSGGGVAGPWEAVVGNWGMDDGIGEMTETDDDIWEIELQLDEYYATAGYTGGIPVNFIGMVFRNGDGTLEGKNEGADIISTYDAGTDSYSTDCECANVAKVIPQSVNTIDGISNITIGPNPFTSNVEIAFNLVSNEKVTLTIYNMMGAQVATLINGNLGAGNHVANWNGNNLPAGNYMYRLQTGAEATSGSIVKL
- a CDS encoding gliding motility-associated C-terminal domain-containing protein — translated: MKIFFAVILNSLIASNIYSQELYQTFFVVYKGDTVPYYSNVTICAGDTATFFSDTEWEPSFWLWYFDGGIPDTTFEKSPSVVYNNIGLFNVSLYVGAEDDIYDTAYFQNLPLITVEYCPPISNFNFSNEICMDDCFNTNSTSSYAPTTWQWTFTSGSPPEWNGEQPPEICYDTTGIFPITLITTNPAGSDTLVQYITVNEMPEGEAVTQNLDMNFGEFILLESCAEGAFYQWQPTEYLSCSDCADALTNPAIPFIQYTNTVSNENGCEVVCTYNITVNNLPEEIFMPNSFTPNGDGINDVFMISQKFIQLQSFLIYDRWGEMMFNTENVFDGWDGTYENQKVNSGVYMYIIKYSLPGNDGIKIKRGNVTVLR
- a CDS encoding SusC/RagA family TonB-linked outer membrane protein translates to MRKVYSSFQRILLVCLLSIPLIAAAQSATLQGRITDEFGESLIGATILLEGTSTGTVTDMDGNYILSGINPGIHNVVFSYVGYLTTIESITFAAGQTVNRSFIMKEDVNILDEAVVIGYGTTQTKDLTGSVVAVTTKDFAKGNISTPEQLVQGKIAGVKITSNSGMPGAGSQIRIRGGSSLNASNDPLIVIDGVPVDNSSINGASTPLSLLNPNDIESITVLKDASAAAIYGSRAANGVMIITTKKGKASDKLHVDFSTNNGVAQVTGYVAVPNGDEFRSLINEKGSVSQKEKLGTENTDWQKEIYHLGFNTDNNLSLTGGIKNLPYRLGMEYYHEDGILRTSQLDRVGVTLNLNPTLFNDNLKVDANAKFYNNSNTFADQGAIGSAVTFDPSQSVNSGNSDYGGYFEWLDPNTGDPNQLAPRNPVGLLNQREDKSKVNRFIGNVLLDYSLPVLPELHAFLNLGTDISNSNGTVFVPADAASAYLRGGVDNVYEQSKNNNLLELYFNYAKDLKSIKSRFDLTGGYSYQYWVTESPAQPDMNVAGDTITPPGIPFKTDNALISFYGRLNYVFNEKYLLTATLREDGSSRFSPDTRWGLFPSVAGAWRISEESFMQNAGSLSFLKLRLGWGITGQQDIQGNDYPYIANYAEGTSTAQYQFGDLFYYVLRPDGYDPNIKWEETTTINVGLDFGFNNNRINGSLEFYKKTTDDLLSVIPIPAGTNFTNQLLTNVGSMENTGMEITLGYIFMDNENTYLEFGFNGTYNKNEITNLTTVPDPTSEGILVGGISGGVGSTIQIHSVGFPTYTFYTYQQQYEAGKPVEGSYVDQNNDGKINADDLVRFDGNPAPDFYLGFYGNYNYKKWSAGFSLRGEFGGYVYNNINSNLGNFFNVGSSKGYLNNVVDNYNETEFKNPQLFSDYYVEKASFVRLDNVNVGYDFGQIINGNVGFRATAVVQNVFVASSYSGLDPEIASGIDNNFYPRPRTYSVNLSFNF